From one Rhizobium lentis genomic stretch:
- a CDS encoding segregation and condensation protein A, translating to MVSTKGTERPQAATPMDKLWQENGSERASHEPALVIDVAGFEGPLDLLLYLARNQKVDLSRISVLALAEQYLQFVESARRIRIELAADYLVMAAWLAYLKSRLLIPQQVKDDGPSGEEMAATLAFRLKRLEAMRQAAEGLVNRNRLGRDIFARGAPEHIPDRQQSAYAASLYDLLTAYAALRQRHAVTQVTIERRNVWSLTDARELLTQMIGEIGDWTAMEHYLLRYLAAPEERVTAIASAFAASLELVREGKLEIRQDGAFQPIYMRRGPKHATLQVVEQERPI from the coding sequence GTGGTGAGCACAAAGGGCACCGAACGTCCGCAGGCGGCAACGCCGATGGACAAGCTGTGGCAGGAGAACGGTTCCGAGCGCGCCAGCCACGAGCCGGCGCTGGTGATCGACGTCGCCGGCTTCGAGGGGCCGCTCGACCTGCTGCTCTATCTCGCGCGTAACCAGAAGGTCGATCTGTCGCGCATTTCGGTGCTGGCACTCGCAGAGCAATATCTGCAGTTCGTCGAAAGCGCCCGGCGCATCCGCATCGAACTTGCCGCCGACTATCTCGTCATGGCCGCCTGGCTTGCCTATCTCAAGTCGCGGCTGCTCATACCCCAGCAGGTCAAGGATGACGGTCCCTCGGGCGAGGAGATGGCGGCAACACTCGCCTTCCGGCTGAAACGCCTGGAGGCCATGCGGCAGGCGGCGGAAGGCCTCGTCAATCGCAACCGTCTCGGCCGTGATATTTTCGCCCGCGGCGCGCCCGAACATATTCCCGACCGGCAGCAGTCCGCTTATGCGGCAAGCCTCTACGATCTCCTGACCGCCTATGCGGCACTGCGCCAGCGCCATGCCGTTACCCAGGTAACGATCGAGAGGCGCAATGTCTGGTCGCTGACCGACGCCCGCGAACTGCTGACCCAGATGATCGGCGAGATCGGCGACTGGACGGCGATGGAACATTATCTGCTGCGGTACCTGGCAGCACCCGAGGAACGCGTCACGGCGATCGCCAGCGCCTTTGCCGCCTCGCTGGAACTGGTGCGTGAGGGCAAGCTCGAAATCCGCCAGGATGGGGCCTTTCAGCCGATCTACATGCGGCGCGGCCCGAAACATGCGACGCTGCAGGTCGTGGAACAGGAGCGACCGATTTGA